The Microbacterium sp. Nx66 genome contains a region encoding:
- the yczR gene encoding aminotransferase-like domain-containing protein → MDTLDRANTTPVAHGSAPGPLVQGGEVSASALAPLLGRWAHGDGTLSTRLAAAIAALIGSGELRPADRLPAERALAAVVAVSRGTVVSAYASLAEQGLVERRQGSGTRVSGARTAPAADRRPGRGEALFSALPNAIDLLRTVPQIPDLGVQLIRDHQPRLDLALLPETDPAGLPALRELIADMYRAEGTPTTPEQILVTHGAQQAISLVVNALVEPGDVVLAEEITWPGVTDSVGLRGGTVHGVPMGADGLDVDALEQAMARLRPVLVALNPHHQNPTGTRLPGAARHRVAELAAQYGVPVIEDRVVAGISFDGIVPPTLASERPDAPVLVVESVSKWAWAGLRIGWLRADPVLVRRLRGARQLADQSTSVPGQLLALDLIAHATELRRANSRVHRERLLLLQDLMAAHVPDWTYDAPRGGLSLWAALPRGSASALARIAAAHGVSIAGTGAFAVSAAAPDDHVRLPFTAPDDVLTEGVRRLGDAWREYRETLSSPA, encoded by the coding sequence ATGGACACCCTCGACAGGGCCAATACGACGCCGGTGGCCCACGGATCGGCTCCCGGCCCTCTCGTCCAGGGCGGGGAGGTCTCCGCGTCCGCGCTCGCCCCACTCCTCGGCCGCTGGGCGCACGGCGACGGCACGCTCTCCACCCGACTCGCCGCGGCGATCGCCGCCCTGATCGGCAGTGGTGAGCTGCGCCCCGCCGACCGTCTGCCTGCCGAACGCGCCCTCGCCGCGGTGGTCGCGGTCTCGCGGGGCACGGTCGTGTCCGCCTATGCGTCCCTCGCGGAGCAGGGTCTCGTGGAGCGCCGACAGGGCAGCGGGACGAGGGTGTCGGGGGCGAGGACGGCGCCCGCGGCCGACCGCCGCCCGGGACGTGGCGAGGCGCTGTTCTCGGCACTCCCCAATGCGATCGACCTGCTCCGCACGGTCCCGCAGATCCCGGACCTCGGGGTGCAGCTCATCCGCGACCACCAGCCGAGGCTCGACCTCGCCCTGCTCCCGGAGACCGACCCCGCGGGTCTCCCGGCCCTCCGCGAACTCATCGCCGACATGTATCGCGCCGAGGGGACGCCGACCACGCCCGAGCAGATCCTCGTGACCCACGGCGCGCAGCAGGCCATCAGCCTCGTCGTCAACGCGCTCGTGGAGCCGGGGGACGTCGTCCTCGCGGAGGAGATCACGTGGCCGGGCGTGACCGACTCCGTGGGGTTGCGCGGCGGGACGGTCCACGGCGTGCCGATGGGGGCGGACGGCCTCGACGTCGATGCGCTGGAGCAGGCGATGGCCCGACTGCGTCCCGTGCTCGTCGCGCTCAACCCGCACCACCAGAACCCGACGGGGACGCGTCTGCCCGGGGCGGCGCGGCATCGCGTGGCCGAACTCGCCGCGCAGTACGGGGTGCCCGTGATCGAGGACCGCGTCGTCGCCGGCATCTCGTTCGACGGGATCGTGCCGCCCACGCTGGCCTCGGAACGGCCGGACGCCCCGGTGCTCGTCGTCGAGTCCGTGTCGAAGTGGGCCTGGGCCGGGCTGCGGATCGGGTGGCTGCGCGCCGACCCCGTCCTGGTCCGACGGCTGCGCGGTGCGCGCCAGCTCGCCGATCAGTCCACGAGCGTGCCCGGCCAGCTCCTCGCCCTCGACCTCATCGCCCACGCGACGGAGCTCCGGCGCGCCAACAGTCGCGTGCACCGGGAACGCCTCCTCCTGCTGCAGGACCTGATGGCCGCGCACGTACCGGACTGGACCTACGACGCTCCGCGGGGCGGACTCTCGCTGTGGGCGGCGCTGCCGCGGGGCTCCGCGTCCGCACTCGCGCGAATCGCTGCGGCGCACGGGGTCTCCATCGCGGGCACCGGGGCCTTCGCGGTCTCGGCCGCCGCCCCGGACGACCACGTGCGTCTGCCGTTCACCGCGCCGGACGACGTGCTCACCGAGGGGGTGCGCCGCTTGGGCGACGCCTGGCGCGAGTACCGGGAGACTCTCAGCAGCCCTGCCTAG
- a CDS encoding DUF4407 domain-containing protein: MPYSAHRPGRFDSQGRIIIDGDPNAETDDLDFLREYEPTGDTPAQPDVASDDPTSEPVTAPDAPVDAEPAPDRPARPQRVRKSRRRRTAAERLRALAILGGAEGEILDRVPGETPRFVQMFFVLAGTALVSAISMLFALTTGVRAAVWLAIPLAIVWALIIFNLDRFLTSTMTSTRNVWKLIGLAIPRVIMAAIIGFVVAEPLVLQIFHNDISREVAATNIVQAQSDQEALETGPEKKALDAASERVAALENQAATGIVAGTESSSATESAAQSTVDDLTAKLTEQQAVIDQARTLYQCELTGEGAGTVPGCTGVNGEGASSQAAQAQLAEAQQTYDALAAQLRTANEELAAAGSAAKENTTASESQNRQQAQGELPAARDTYEQALAAYNARADSVAQGNAGAVGLLSQISGLNRLSEKEPTILWAHILIAALFFMIELLPVLVKVLTSYGDPSLYEKALAIRKQVALDRVTAEGFRDRADIVTTPGAQAT; this comes from the coding sequence ATGCCCTATTCCGCCCACCGCCCGGGTCGCTTCGATTCGCAGGGTCGGATCATCATCGACGGCGACCCGAACGCCGAGACGGATGACCTCGACTTCCTGCGCGAGTACGAGCCGACCGGCGACACACCCGCGCAGCCCGACGTCGCGTCCGACGACCCGACGTCCGAGCCGGTGACGGCGCCCGACGCCCCGGTCGACGCGGAGCCCGCCCCCGACCGTCCGGCGCGCCCGCAGCGCGTCCGGAAGTCGCGTCGCCGACGCACCGCCGCCGAACGCCTCCGTGCTCTCGCGATCCTCGGCGGGGCGGAGGGCGAGATCCTCGACAGGGTCCCCGGCGAGACCCCGCGCTTCGTGCAGATGTTCTTCGTGCTCGCCGGGACCGCCTTGGTCAGCGCGATCTCCATGCTCTTCGCCCTGACGACGGGGGTGCGCGCGGCGGTCTGGCTGGCCATCCCGCTCGCGATCGTGTGGGCACTGATCATCTTCAACCTCGACCGCTTCCTCACCTCGACCATGACGTCGACCCGCAACGTCTGGAAGCTCATCGGCCTCGCGATCCCCCGCGTCATCATGGCGGCGATCATCGGGTTCGTCGTCGCGGAGCCGCTCGTGCTGCAGATCTTCCACAACGACATCTCCCGGGAGGTCGCCGCGACCAACATCGTGCAGGCGCAGTCCGACCAGGAGGCGCTCGAGACCGGTCCGGAGAAGAAGGCGCTGGACGCGGCGTCCGAGCGCGTCGCGGCGCTCGAGAACCAGGCGGCGACGGGCATCGTCGCCGGGACCGAGTCGTCATCGGCCACGGAGTCGGCCGCCCAGTCCACGGTCGACGATCTGACGGCCAAGCTCACGGAGCAGCAGGCGGTGATCGACCAGGCGCGGACGCTGTATCAGTGCGAGCTCACCGGCGAGGGCGCGGGCACCGTTCCCGGCTGCACCGGTGTGAACGGCGAGGGTGCGAGCTCGCAGGCCGCGCAGGCCCAGCTCGCCGAGGCCCAGCAGACCTACGATGCACTGGCCGCCCAGCTCCGCACGGCCAACGAGGAGCTCGCCGCTGCCGGAAGCGCCGCCAAGGAGAACACCACGGCGTCGGAGTCGCAGAACCGTCAGCAGGCGCAGGGCGAGCTCCCCGCCGCGCGCGACACGTATGAGCAAGCGCTCGCGGCTTACAACGCCCGGGCGGACTCCGTGGCGCAGGGCAACGCCGGGGCGGTGGGACTGCTGAGCCAGATCAGCGGCCTCAACCGCCTGAGCGAGAAGGAGCCCACGATCCTGTGGGCGCACATCCTCATCGCGGCGCTGTTCTTCATGATCGAGCTGCTGCCGGTGCTGGTGAAGGTGCTCACGAGCTACGGCGACCCGAGCCTCTACGAGAAGGCGCTGGCCATCCGCAAGCAGGTCGCCCTGGACAGGGTGACGGCGGAGGGCTTCCGCGACCGCGCCGACATCGTCACCACCCCCGGGGCTCAGGCCACCTGA
- a CDS encoding TetR/AcrR family transcriptional regulator, with translation MSSSKDGYHHGDLARALEDAAMRLLETRPAAEISLREVARAANVSHNAPYHHFSDRLGLLKALAERSMADLLRQVRVAAQGAATPHDALVAGGSAYIRFAVEHPHAFDAVYDPTVCVPGSPTETMAPLIEALEGVLAEAAAAAGLDRPADVVSLWGLMHGLGTLAAAGHFTLDDALSAYAASLTR, from the coding sequence ATGTCAAGTTCGAAGGACGGCTACCACCACGGTGATCTGGCGCGTGCGCTCGAGGACGCCGCGATGCGGCTGCTCGAGACGAGACCGGCCGCCGAGATCAGCCTCCGCGAAGTGGCGCGCGCGGCGAACGTCAGCCACAACGCCCCCTATCACCACTTCTCCGATCGCCTCGGGCTGCTCAAGGCCCTGGCCGAGCGGAGCATGGCCGACCTTCTCCGGCAGGTGCGTGTGGCGGCCCAGGGTGCCGCGACGCCGCACGACGCCCTCGTCGCCGGAGGATCGGCCTACATCCGCTTCGCCGTCGAGCATCCCCACGCGTTCGATGCCGTCTACGACCCCACCGTGTGCGTACCGGGGTCTCCTACCGAGACCATGGCCCCGCTGATCGAGGCGCTCGAGGGCGTGCTCGCGGAGGCGGCCGCCGCGGCGGGGCTCGACCGCCCGGCGGACGTCGTGTCGCTGTGGGGGCTGATGCACGGCCTGGGCACCCTCGCCGCGGCCGGCCACTTCACGCTCGACGACGCCCTGTCCGCCTACGCGGCCTCTCTCACCCGCTGA
- a CDS encoding NAD(P)H-dependent oxidoreductase — protein MSALVIDGHPDARSLTAALARRYADGHGDARLLALRDLDFDPNLRFGYRERMTLEPDLVDARRALHEADALVVTTPLWWGSVPALLKGFFDRTLLPQQEYRYTKRGLPQGLLPARHGRLLLLADTPWYAVPFTGMPAHTQVARNTLRFCGIRAVRTTRMLGVKHARPATITGWLDRAERLGAADAARDRARQARAAAAASSSVVATS, from the coding sequence ATGTCCGCACTCGTCATCGACGGCCACCCCGACGCCCGCTCGCTCACCGCCGCCCTCGCCCGTCGTTACGCGGACGGCCACGGCGATGCGCGCCTGCTCGCGCTGCGCGACCTCGACTTCGACCCGAACCTGCGATTCGGCTACCGGGAGCGCATGACGCTCGAGCCCGACCTCGTCGACGCGCGGCGCGCGCTCCACGAAGCCGATGCGCTCGTGGTCACCACCCCGCTGTGGTGGGGCTCGGTGCCCGCACTGCTCAAAGGGTTCTTCGACCGCACCCTCCTCCCCCAGCAGGAGTACCGCTACACGAAGCGCGGACTCCCCCAGGGGCTCCTCCCGGCGCGGCACGGCCGGCTGCTCCTGCTCGCGGACACGCCCTGGTACGCCGTGCCGTTCACCGGAATGCCCGCGCACACCCAGGTCGCCCGCAACACTCTGCGCTTCTGCGGCATCCGCGCCGTCCGCACAACGCGGATGCTGGGCGTGAAGCACGCCCGCCCTGCGACCATCACCGGATGGCTCGACCGGGCCGAGCGACTCGGCGCCGCGGATGCGGCTCGCGACCGCGCGCGTCAGGCCAGGGCAGCGGCAGCAGCCTCGTCCTCGGTCGTCGCCACGAGCTGA
- the rlmN gene encoding 23S rRNA (adenine(2503)-C(2))-methyltransferase RlmN has product MAENPRTPETRSATAPASSRSGAIRETRTPQVRPATEGWTQKKDAEGRPLLQFASPKRGKPPVHLADLTPAERIEKVKELGLPGFRAKQLATHYFRHYTSDPAEMTDLPAGIRDELVAGMLPPLMTEVRRLETDRGDTIKFLWRLHDGALVESVLMRYPGRITLCVSSQAGCGMNCPFCATGQAGLTRNMSTAEIIEQIVRANRAIANGELGGKKRDDHSMERVSNIVFMGMGEPLANYKRVMDAVRTMVAPQPDGLGMSARGITVSTVGLVPAIRKLADENIPVTFALSLHAPDDHLRDELIPVNSRWKVDEALDAAYDYYAKTGRRVSIEYALIKDMNDHAWRADLLAEKLNQRGRGWVHVNPIPLNPTPGSIWTSSEKDVTDEFVRRLNDAGIPTTLRDTRGKEIDGACGQLVATTEDEAAAAALA; this is encoded by the coding sequence ATGGCCGAGAACCCCCGCACACCCGAGACGCGCTCCGCGACAGCGCCCGCGTCGTCCCGTTCGGGGGCGATCCGCGAGACCCGTACCCCGCAGGTGCGCCCCGCGACCGAGGGCTGGACCCAGAAGAAGGACGCGGAAGGGCGCCCCCTGCTGCAGTTCGCGAGCCCGAAGCGCGGCAAGCCGCCGGTCCACCTCGCCGACCTCACCCCGGCCGAGCGCATCGAGAAGGTGAAGGAACTCGGGCTCCCCGGCTTCCGTGCCAAGCAGCTCGCCACCCACTACTTCCGGCACTACACGTCCGACCCCGCGGAGATGACCGACCTCCCCGCCGGTATCCGCGACGAGCTGGTCGCCGGCATGCTTCCGCCCCTCATGACCGAGGTGCGACGACTGGAGACCGACCGCGGCGACACCATCAAGTTCCTGTGGCGTCTGCATGACGGTGCTCTCGTCGAGTCCGTCCTCATGCGCTATCCCGGCCGCATCACGCTCTGCGTGTCGAGCCAGGCCGGCTGCGGCATGAACTGCCCGTTCTGCGCCACCGGGCAGGCGGGACTGACCCGCAACATGTCCACCGCGGAGATCATCGAGCAGATCGTCCGGGCGAACCGGGCCATCGCCAACGGTGAGCTGGGCGGCAAGAAGCGCGACGACCACAGCATGGAGCGCGTCTCCAACATCGTCTTCATGGGGATGGGAGAGCCGCTCGCCAACTACAAGCGCGTCATGGACGCGGTGCGCACCATGGTCGCCCCCCAGCCCGACGGTCTCGGCATGAGCGCGCGTGGCATCACGGTGTCCACCGTGGGTCTCGTGCCCGCGATACGGAAGCTCGCCGACGAGAACATCCCCGTCACGTTCGCCCTGTCGCTGCACGCCCCCGACGACCACCTTCGCGACGAGCTCATCCCCGTGAACTCGCGGTGGAAGGTCGACGAGGCGCTCGATGCGGCCTACGACTACTACGCCAAGACCGGTCGTCGGGTGTCCATCGAGTACGCACTCATCAAGGACATGAACGACCATGCGTGGCGGGCCGACCTGCTGGCGGAGAAGCTCAACCAGCGCGGTCGCGGGTGGGTGCACGTGAACCCGATCCCGCTGAACCCGACGCCGGGTTCGATCTGGACGTCGTCGGAGAAGGACGTCACGGACGAGTTCGTGCGGCGGCTGAACGACGCCGGCATCCCGACGACCCTCCGCGACACCCGTGGCAAGGAGATCGACGGCGCCTGCGGTCAGCTCGTGGCGACGACCGAGGACGAGGCTGCTGCCGCTGCCCTGGCCTGA
- a CDS encoding bifunctional 4-hydroxy-2-oxoglutarate aldolase/2-dehydro-3-deoxy-phosphogluconate aldolase gives MSDRLARARTTGILAVLRAPSPELALEASEAIIRGGVSGIEVTFSTPDAPAVIRELIARHGDAAYIGAGTVTTSEQATQAADAGAAFLVSPGTLPDLTRAMLDTDRVVMTGAMTPTEVMGALELGVDVVKIFPASLGGPAYLGALRGPFPDAPLMPTGGVKPDNLADWFAAGAVAVGAGGDLANGTAIANADWADIEQRASRFAAALAATRG, from the coding sequence ATGTCCGACCGTCTCGCCCGCGCCCGCACCACCGGCATCCTCGCCGTCCTCCGCGCCCCGTCGCCGGAACTGGCCCTGGAGGCCTCGGAGGCGATCATCCGCGGCGGCGTCTCCGGCATCGAGGTGACCTTCTCGACTCCGGACGCCCCGGCCGTGATCCGCGAACTCATCGCCCGTCACGGAGACGCCGCGTACATCGGCGCCGGCACCGTCACGACGTCGGAGCAGGCGACCCAGGCCGCCGACGCGGGTGCCGCGTTCCTCGTCAGCCCGGGAACCCTTCCCGATCTCACGCGCGCCATGCTCGACACCGACCGCGTCGTGATGACCGGCGCGATGACGCCGACCGAGGTCATGGGCGCACTCGAGCTCGGCGTCGACGTCGTGAAGATCTTCCCCGCCTCGCTCGGCGGCCCCGCCTACCTCGGGGCGCTGCGCGGACCGTTCCCCGACGCCCCGCTGATGCCCACGGGCGGCGTGAAGCCCGACAACCTCGCCGACTGGTTCGCGGCGGGCGCTGTCGCCGTGGGAGCCGGTGGAGACCTCGCGAACGGCACCGCCATCGCGAACGCGGACTGGGCGGACATCGAGCAGCGGGCCTCGCGGTTCGCGGCCGCCCTCGCTGCCACGCGAGGCTGA